In a single window of the Mauremys reevesii isolate NIE-2019 linkage group 3, ASM1616193v1, whole genome shotgun sequence genome:
- the KBTBD11 gene encoding kelch repeat and BTB domain-containing protein 11, which produces MENSVLSCVLYPGDGNISEAKPCPKRLCGEAEQQLGPPAKALGEAERSNGSQPQPGSTEGSASAGDEESGGGESAALPLQAPCGFSSSLCFSSPGAGDKAPQQDPGAASASSRVVKSQWEINNAASEEEGEAGGADIARPPPGTYCPQAGAQPSSPQQPVSEEPDLVIEVSGRRIRAHKSVLAAKSDYFRARSSRDILRVKGVSYGALRLLIDYVYTARMGEVRHDNLAEVVSGARVLQMPCALHCAAEAMRAQLRLDNCYQLLCLAKKQRLAELREAAYRFMSDHYLQVLREPAVYGRLSGAERDLILQRRLEAGKRCLLVAEVSDAFERLSAGSRPQSRESSRPQSPSSVVSLEESSYLIYCYQEAAKEWRVLTRLPEEANAKGCAMCVLYNYLFLAGGIAVAPGEQRARLSDKVFCYNPLTDTWSQVRPLSQPRSQLKLLALDGYLYAVGGECLFTVERYDPRADRWSPVAPLPKGAFAVAHEATTCNGEIYVSGGSLFYRLLKYDPRRDEWQECPYNSSRRRSADMVAFKSFIYRFDLSGSRGEQGQAGGVEVFRYNTVAKRWSQCASLRPSSGPLQPFRCAALGSTIYCVNRAGTLCFNLAQDGEVEADGGLPGSFDAELLKAPFEAKGVLLPFVLTLPEKPDKAGEPESPLVL; this is translated from the coding sequence ATGGAGAACTCAGTCCTATCCTGTGTCCTTTATCCAGGCGATGGGAATATCAGTGAGGCAAAGCCCTGTCCGAAAAGGCTCTGCGGAGAAGCGGAGCAGCAGCTAGGACCCCCGGCAAAAGCTCTGGGGGAAGCCGAGCGCAGCAACGGCAGCCAGCCGCAGCCCGGCTCCACGGAAGGGAGCGCATCAGCCGGGGACGaggagagcgggggtggggaaagCGCCGCGCTCCCTTTGCAAGCCCCCTGCGGTTTCAGCTCCTCCTTGTGCTTCAGCTCGCCCGGGGCGGGGGACAAAGCTCCGCAGCAGGATCCCGGCGCAGCCTCCGCCAGCAGCCGGGTGGTGAAGAGCCAGTGGGAGATTAACAACGCGGCGTccgaggaggagggggaggcgggAGGAGCCGACATCGCCCGGCCGCCGCCTGGCACTTACTGCCCCCAGGCTGGAGCGCAGCCCAGCAGCCCGCAGCAGCCGGTCTCGGAGGAGCCGGACCTGGTGATCGAAGTGTCCGGCCGGCGGATCCGAGCCCACAAGTCGGTGCTGGCGGCCAAAAGCGACTATTTCCGCGCGCGCTCGTCCCGGGACATCCTGCGGGTGAAGGGGGTGAGCTACGGGGCGCTGCGCCTGCTCATCGACTACGTCTACACGGCCCGCATGGGCGAGGTGCGCCACGACAACCTGGCCGAGGTGGTGAGCGGCGCCCGCGTGCTGCAGATGCCCTGCGCCCTGCACTGCGCGGCCGAGGCCATGCGGGCCCAGCTGCGCCTCGACAACTGCTACCAGCTGCTGTGCCTGGCCAAGAAGCAGCGGCTGGCGGAGCTGCGGGAGGCCGCCTACCGCTTCATGAGCGACCACTACCTGCAGGTGCTGCGGGAGCCCGCCGTCTACGGGCGCCTGAGCGGCGCGGAGCGGGACCTCATCCTGCAGCGCCGCCTGGAGGCCGGCAAGCGGTGCCTGCTGGTGGCCGAGGTCAGCGACGCCTTCGAGAGGCTGAGCGCGGGCAGCAGGCCGCAGAGCCGGGAGAGCAGCCGGCCGCAGAGCCCCTCCTCTGTGGTGTCGCTGGAGGAGAGCAGCTACCTGATCTACTGCTACCAGGAGGCGGCCAAGGAGTGGAGGGTGCTGACCCGCCTGCCCGAGGAGGCCAACGCCAAGGGCTGCGCCATGTGCGTCCTCTACAACTACCTCTTCTTGGCTGGGGGCATTGCGGTGGCGCCGGGCGAGCAGCGCGCCCGCCTCTCCGACAAGGTCTTCTGCTACAACCCACTCACAGACACGTGGAGCCAGGTGCGGCCGCTGAGCCAGCCCCGCTCGCAGCTCAAGCTGCTGGCCTTGGACGGCTACCTCTACGCCGTGGGCGGCGAGTGCCTCTTCACGGTGGAGAGGTACGACCCGCGGGCCGACCGCTGGAGCCCGGTGGCGCCGCTGCCCAAGGGTGCCTTCGCCGTGGCACACGAAGCCACCACCTGCAACGGGGAGATCTACGTGTCAGGCGGCTCACTCTTCTACCGCTTGCTCAAGTACGACCCCCGGCGGGATGAGTGGCAGGAGTGCCCCTACAACAGTAGCCGCCGCCGCTCCGCCGATATGGTGGCCTTCAAGAGCTTCATCTACCGCTTCGACCTGAGTGGCAGCCGAGGCGAGCAGGGCCAGGCCGGCGGGGTCGAGGTCTTCCGCTACAACACCGTGGCCAAGCGCTGGAGCCAGTGCGCCTCCCTGAGGCCCAGCAGTGGCCCCCTGCAGCCCTTCCGCTGTGCCGCCCTGGGCAGCACCATCTACTGTGTCAATCGGGCTGGAACCCTATGCTTCAACCTGGCCCAGGACGGCGAGGTGGAGGCTGACGGGGGGCTGCCGGGCAGCTTCGATGCGGAGCTGCTCAAGGCCCCCTTCGAGGCCAAAGGTGTCCTCCTGCCCTTCGTGCTCACTCTGCCGGAGAAGCCAGACAAAGCTGGGGAGCCGGAGAGCCCCCTGGTGCTCTGA